From the genome of Nocardia sp. NBC_01503, one region includes:
- a CDS encoding bifunctional o-acetylhomoserine/o-acetylserine sulfhydrylase: MSDSTASIDPANWSFETRQVHAGQAPDAATGARALPIYQTTSYAFRDTDHAAALFGLAEPGNIYTRIMNPTQDVVEQRIAALEGGVAALLLASGQAAETYAILNLAEAGDHIVSSPHLYGGTYNLFHYSLPKLGIEVSFVEDPDDLAQWEAAVRPNTKAFYGETVANPSSSILDIPGIAGVAHAAGVPLIVDNTVATPYLIQPLRHGADIVVHSATKYLGGHGSAVAGVIVDGGTFDWTVTDTDGKPRFPGFTTADPSYHGVVFASLGAPAYALKARVQLLRDLGAAVAPFNAFLIAQGIETLSLRVERHVSNAQAVAEFLTQQPGIDKVYYAGLSDSPWFERGKQLAPKGVGAIVSFELAGGVDAGKKFVDALVLHSHVANIGDVRSLVIHPASTTHSQLTPQEQLASGVTPGLVRLAVGIEGIDDILADLRAGLTAVAS, encoded by the coding sequence ATGAGTGACTCGACCGCGTCCATCGACCCCGCCAACTGGTCCTTCGAGACCAGGCAGGTTCATGCGGGCCAAGCCCCCGACGCCGCCACCGGCGCGCGCGCACTGCCGATCTACCAGACCACCTCGTACGCCTTCCGCGATACCGATCACGCCGCCGCGCTCTTCGGACTCGCCGAACCGGGCAATATCTACACCCGCATCATGAACCCCACCCAGGATGTGGTGGAGCAGCGCATCGCCGCCCTGGAGGGTGGTGTGGCCGCACTGCTGCTGGCCTCCGGACAGGCCGCGGAGACCTACGCGATCCTGAACCTCGCCGAGGCGGGCGATCACATCGTCTCCAGCCCGCACCTGTACGGCGGCACCTACAACCTCTTCCACTACTCGCTGCCCAAGCTGGGTATCGAGGTCAGTTTCGTGGAGGATCCGGATGATCTGGCGCAGTGGGAAGCGGCCGTGCGGCCCAATACCAAGGCGTTCTACGGCGAGACCGTCGCCAATCCGAGCAGCTCCATTCTGGATATCCCGGGTATCGCGGGTGTCGCGCATGCCGCGGGTGTGCCGTTGATCGTGGACAACACCGTCGCCACGCCGTACCTGATCCAGCCTTTGCGGCACGGTGCGGACATCGTGGTGCACTCGGCCACCAAGTACCTGGGCGGGCACGGTTCGGCCGTCGCCGGGGTGATCGTGGACGGCGGCACCTTCGACTGGACCGTCACCGACACCGACGGCAAGCCGCGCTTCCCGGGCTTCACCACCGCCGATCCCAGCTATCACGGTGTGGTCTTCGCCTCCCTCGGCGCACCGGCGTACGCGCTCAAGGCACGGGTACAGCTGCTGCGCGATCTGGGTGCGGCGGTCGCGCCGTTCAACGCCTTCCTGATCGCCCAGGGCATCGAGACGCTGAGCCTGCGGGTGGAGCGGCACGTGTCCAACGCCCAGGCCGTGGCGGAGTTCCTGACCCAGCAGCCGGGCATCGACAAGGTCTACTACGCCGGACTCTCCGATTCACCGTGGTTCGAGCGCGGCAAACAACTGGCACCCAAGGGCGTCGGCGCGATCGTCTCCTTCGAACTGGCCGGCGGCGTCGATGCGGGCAAGAAGTTCGTGGACGCTCTGGTGCTGCACAGCCATGTCGCTAACATCGGGGATGTGCGTTCGCTCGTGATCCACCCGGCCTCCACCACCCACTCCCAGCTGACCCCGCAGGAGCAGCTCGCCTCCGGCGTCACCCCTGGTCTGGTGCGGTTGGCCGTGGGCATCGAGGGTATCGACGACATCCTGGCCGACCTGCGCGCCGGACTGACGGCGGTCGCGAGTTGA
- a CDS encoding YbaB/EbfC family nucleoid-associated protein, with protein MSMNPEQIAARNARIQSAIAQVRGSAETTGGAVVVETDVNGTITDLRISQAAMAVDPARLAKAISQCHETARDRAQTEATRLFTELLESPEPAPRTAALGSHTAPGSDEWEESTPLRITRSL; from the coding sequence ATGAGTATGAATCCGGAACAGATCGCGGCGCGGAATGCACGTATCCAGAGTGCGATCGCGCAGGTTCGTGGCAGCGCGGAAACAACGGGTGGGGCGGTGGTTGTCGAAACCGATGTGAACGGCACCATCACCGATCTGCGAATCTCGCAGGCCGCGATGGCGGTGGATCCCGCCCGATTGGCCAAGGCCATCTCGCAGTGTCATGAGACCGCCAGGGACCGAGCTCAGACCGAGGCCACCAGGTTGTTCACCGAACTGCTGGAATCGCCTGAGCCGGCACCCCGAACGGCCGCACTCGGTTCGCACACCGCGCCCGGATCGGACGAGTGGGAGGAATCGACTCCGCTGCGCATCACGCGCTCGCTGTAG
- a CDS encoding MFS transporter — protein MTTGTATLAPNETSSPASASKRWLALGVIAMAQLMVVLDATIVTISLPFAQQDLGISDGNRQWVLTAYTLIFGGLLLLGGRLADYLGRRRIFLIGLIGFAAASALAGLAQNTAELFAGRGLQGAFGALLAPAALSLVSVTFTEAKERARAFGVFAGVSAGGAAIGLIVGGALTEYASWRWCLLVNTPIALLAFAGAMAFVIKDTPAPRTGGYDLPGAITATLGLVSVVYGFSRAADDGWGAASTLSLLIVGVALLIAFVAIERRSANPLLPLRIPGEINRGGSFLVALITPIAMFAMFLNLSFYLQITLGYSALKAGAAFLPFPLGIVISAGIASALLPKIGPRPVMLVGALFGTGGLLYLAQLSLGDSYATHVLPAILLIALGMGGLFVAMQTTALHQVDDADSGVASALLNAAQQVGGSIGTALLMTLSVQATERYARNHPTIDSVVARASIHGYDIAFYAGAGFFLLTIPIIAFMIRDKPETLLEGSEHVHVGV, from the coding sequence ATGACCACTGGGACGGCGACTCTCGCGCCCAACGAAACATCAAGTCCGGCAAGCGCTTCCAAGCGCTGGCTGGCGCTGGGCGTGATCGCCATGGCCCAGCTGATGGTGGTACTCGACGCCACCATCGTGACGATTTCCCTACCCTTCGCCCAGCAGGACCTGGGCATCAGCGACGGCAACCGGCAGTGGGTGCTGACCGCGTACACCCTCATCTTCGGCGGACTCCTCCTGCTCGGCGGACGTCTCGCCGACTATCTGGGCCGCCGCCGCATCTTCCTGATCGGCCTGATCGGTTTCGCCGCGGCCTCCGCGCTGGCCGGTCTGGCGCAGAACACCGCCGAACTCTTCGCGGGCCGCGGTCTCCAGGGCGCGTTCGGCGCGCTGCTGGCCCCCGCGGCGCTGTCGCTGGTGTCGGTCACCTTCACCGAGGCCAAGGAGCGGGCGCGCGCGTTCGGTGTCTTCGCGGGCGTCTCGGCGGGTGGCGCGGCCATCGGCCTGATCGTCGGCGGCGCGCTCACCGAGTACGCCAGCTGGCGCTGGTGCCTGCTGGTGAACACGCCGATCGCGCTGCTGGCGTTCGCGGGTGCGATGGCGTTCGTCATCAAGGACACCCCGGCCCCGCGTACGGGCGGTTACGACCTGCCCGGTGCGATCACCGCGACGCTCGGCTTGGTCTCGGTGGTCTACGGTTTCAGCCGCGCGGCCGACGACGGCTGGGGCGCGGCCTCCACGCTGTCGTTGCTCATCGTGGGTGTGGCCCTGCTGATCGCCTTCGTCGCCATCGAGCGGCGTTCGGCGAATCCGCTGCTGCCGCTGCGTATTCCGGGTGAGATCAACCGCGGTGGGTCCTTCCTGGTCGCGTTGATCACGCCGATCGCGATGTTCGCCATGTTCCTGAATCTGAGCTTCTACCTGCAGATCACGCTCGGGTACTCGGCGCTCAAGGCGGGCGCGGCCTTCCTGCCGTTCCCGTTGGGCATCGTCATCTCGGCCGGTATCGCGAGTGCGCTGCTGCCCAAGATCGGGCCGCGCCCGGTCATGTTGGTCGGTGCGCTGTTCGGTACCGGTGGTCTGCTCTACCTGGCACAGCTTTCGCTCGGGGACAGTTACGCCACGCATGTGCTGCCCGCGATCCTGCTCATCGCGCTCGGCATGGGCGGGTTGTTCGTGGCCATGCAGACCACCGCGCTGCATCAGGTCGACGACGCGGACTCCGGTGTCGCCAGTGCGCTGCTCAATGCCGCGCAGCAGGTCGGTGGTTCCATCGGCACCGCATTGCTGATGACCCTCTCGGTGCAGGCGACCGAGCGGTACGCCCGGAATCACCCGACCATCGACAGTGTGGTGGCGCGGGCCTCGATCCACGGATACGACATCGCGTTCTACGCGGGCGCGGGCTTCTTCCTGCTGACGATTCCGATTATCGCGTTCATGATTCGCGATAAGCCGGAGACGCTGCTGGAGGGCTCCGAGCACGTGCACGTCGGAGTCTGA
- the metX gene encoding homoserine O-acetyltransferase MetX has protein sequence MTTNTDSGTTVPTAAALLPPPDGTLGSIAIGDVVLESGAVIPDVTLAVQRWGELSANADNVVLVEHALTGDSHVVGPADVHHDSPGWWDGTIGPGKSVDTREWCVIAVNVLGGCKGSTGPSSLAPDGKPWGGRFPEYTIRDQVTAEAQFFDRLGIDRLAAIVGGSMGGMRVLEWMIGYPERVGAALVLAASARATADQLGQQTTQIAIIKSDPDWQGGNYYGTGRAPMTGMGLARRMAHLTYRAEAELDHRFENHAQGDENPWEGGRYAVQSYLEYQADKLISRFDPGTYVLLTEALNRYDVGRGRGGVEAALASTPVPVVVGGVDSDRLYPLRNQQELADLLPGCKGLEIVHSRDGHDGFLTETEAVSKLMAETMELARAARG, from the coding sequence TTGACCACGAACACCGACTCGGGCACGACCGTTCCGACGGCGGCGGCACTACTACCGCCGCCGGACGGGACGCTCGGCAGCATTGCCATCGGGGATGTGGTGCTGGAGAGCGGCGCCGTCATCCCCGATGTGACGCTGGCCGTACAGCGTTGGGGCGAACTATCGGCGAACGCCGACAATGTGGTGCTGGTGGAGCATGCGCTGACCGGTGACTCGCATGTGGTCGGCCCCGCCGATGTGCACCACGACTCCCCCGGCTGGTGGGACGGGACCATCGGACCGGGTAAGTCGGTCGACACCCGCGAATGGTGCGTCATCGCGGTGAACGTGCTCGGCGGCTGTAAGGGCAGCACCGGGCCGTCCTCCCTGGCACCGGATGGAAAGCCTTGGGGCGGACGGTTTCCCGAGTACACCATTCGCGATCAGGTGACCGCGGAGGCGCAGTTCTTCGATCGGCTCGGCATTGATCGACTAGCCGCGATCGTCGGCGGATCCATGGGCGGCATGCGGGTGCTCGAGTGGATGATCGGCTATCCCGAACGGGTCGGGGCCGCGCTCGTACTCGCCGCCAGCGCCCGCGCCACCGCCGATCAGCTGGGCCAGCAGACCACGCAGATCGCCATCATCAAGTCCGATCCGGACTGGCAGGGCGGCAACTACTACGGCACCGGGCGCGCCCCGATGACCGGCATGGGACTGGCCCGCCGCATGGCGCACCTGACCTACCGCGCCGAGGCCGAGCTCGACCACCGCTTCGAGAACCACGCTCAGGGTGACGAAAACCCCTGGGAGGGTGGGCGTTACGCGGTGCAGAGTTATCTGGAGTATCAGGCCGACAAGCTCATCTCACGCTTCGATCCGGGCACCTACGTGCTGCTCACCGAGGCGCTGAACCGGTACGACGTCGGCCGCGGGCGCGGCGGCGTGGAGGCCGCGCTGGCCAGCACTCCGGTGCCGGTCGTGGTCGGGGGCGTGGACTCCGATCGGCTGTATCCGCTGCGCAATCAGCAGGAGCTGGCCGATCTGCTGCCCGGCTGTAAGGGCCTGGAGATCGTGCACTCACGAGACGGGCATGACGGCTTCCTGACCGAGACCGAAGCGGTCAGCAAGCTCATGGCCGAGACCATGGAGCTGGCGCGCGCGGCGCGCGGCTGA
- a CDS encoding NADP-dependent isocitrate dehydrogenase has product MSKIKVEGTVVELDGDEMTRIIWQFIKDKLINPYLDVNLEYYDLGIEYRDKTDDQVTIDAANAIKKHGVGVKCATITPDEARVKEFDLKKMWRSPNGTIRNILGGTIFRAPIIISNVPRLVPGWTKPIIIGRHAFGDQYRATDFKVHQAGTVTLTFTPEDGSEPIQHEVVRMPEDGGVIMGMYNFQDSIRDFARASLNYGLQQNYPVYLSTKNTILKAYDGMFKDTFEEVYQTEFKKEFDAAGLTYEHRLIDDMVASALKWEGGYVWACKNYDGDVQSDTVAQGFGSLGLMTSVLLTPDGRTCEAEAAHGTVTRHYRQYQQGKPTSTNPIASIFAWTRGLAHRGKLDNTPEVIGFAQALEEVVIKTVEDGQMTKDLALLVGGDQGYLTTEEFLGVLDANLARTLR; this is encoded by the coding sequence ATGTCCAAGATCAAGGTTGAAGGGACTGTCGTCGAACTCGATGGCGACGAGATGACCCGGATCATCTGGCAGTTCATCAAGGACAAGCTGATCAACCCGTACCTCGATGTGAACCTCGAGTACTACGACCTCGGCATCGAGTACCGCGACAAGACCGATGATCAGGTCACCATCGACGCCGCCAACGCCATCAAGAAGCACGGCGTGGGCGTCAAGTGCGCGACCATCACTCCGGACGAGGCCCGGGTGAAGGAATTCGACCTCAAGAAGATGTGGCGGTCGCCGAACGGCACCATCCGCAATATTCTGGGCGGCACCATTTTCCGCGCGCCGATCATCATCTCGAATGTTCCGCGACTGGTTCCGGGTTGGACCAAGCCGATCATCATCGGCCGGCACGCCTTCGGTGATCAGTACCGCGCCACCGATTTCAAGGTGCACCAGGCGGGTACCGTCACCCTGACCTTCACGCCGGAGGACGGCTCCGAGCCGATCCAGCACGAGGTCGTGCGCATGCCCGAAGACGGCGGCGTGATCATGGGTATGTACAACTTCCAGGATTCGATTCGCGACTTCGCGCGGGCCTCGCTGAATTACGGCCTGCAGCAGAACTACCCGGTGTACCTCTCCACGAAGAACACCATCCTCAAGGCGTACGACGGCATGTTCAAGGACACCTTCGAAGAGGTGTACCAGACCGAATTCAAGAAGGAATTCGATGCCGCCGGCCTGACTTACGAGCACCGCCTCATCGACGATATGGTCGCCTCCGCGCTCAAGTGGGAGGGCGGCTACGTCTGGGCCTGCAAGAACTACGACGGCGATGTGCAGTCCGACACCGTCGCGCAGGGCTTCGGCTCGCTCGGCCTGATGACCTCGGTCCTGCTCACCCCGGACGGCCGCACCTGTGAGGCCGAGGCCGCGCACGGCACGGTCACCCGGCACTACCGCCAGTACCAGCAGGGCAAGCCCACCTCCACCAACCCGATCGCCTCGATCTTCGCGTGGACCCGTGGCCTGGCGCATCGCGGCAAGCTGGACAACACCCCCGAGGTGATCGGCTTCGCCCAGGCACTCGAGGAAGTTGTCATCAAGACCGTCGAAGACGGCCAGATGACCAAGGACCTGGCCCTGCTGGTCGGCGGCGATCAGGGCTACCTCACCACCGAGGAGTTCCTCGGCGTCCTCGACGCCAACCTGGCGCGCACTCTGCGCTGA
- a CDS encoding DUF3017 domain-containing protein produces the protein MVLIGAVLVVAVVFLAWDRWRRGTFFFGGAALLAAAFRMLLPTERVGLLAVRSKPFDVGWLTVMGSVIIVLAATINSLGVT, from the coding sequence ATGGTGCTGATCGGCGCCGTACTGGTGGTGGCGGTGGTGTTCCTGGCGTGGGATCGCTGGCGGCGCGGGACGTTCTTCTTCGGCGGCGCGGCGCTGCTGGCGGCGGCCTTCCGGATGCTGCTGCCCACGGAGAGGGTGGGCTTGCTGGCGGTGCGCAGCAAGCCCTTCGATGTGGGGTGGTTGACGGTGATGGGGAGCGTGATCATCGTGCTGGCGGCGACCATCAACAGCCTGGGCGTCACCTAG
- a CDS encoding Uma2 family endonuclease, translating into MTWEELGRLPEEIAEQIELWDGRVVWLRRGPSEHQTFTNLLWSGLRKCARDASIHQPENCWRATTETNVFLHPTGKSDFLTPDFLVHRCLESPYQDVRATDASVVGEVLSPSNKQSDMDAKRGRYASAGIPWYWEVTLAAETSAIAMVRVFGLETEPGPLPDGVHPLRTTNYLITGEWTPADSAGIAFDFPFPIHIPWTELEF; encoded by the coding sequence ATGACCTGGGAGGAGCTCGGGCGACTTCCGGAAGAGATCGCGGAACAGATCGAGTTGTGGGACGGACGGGTGGTCTGGCTACGGCGCGGACCGTCCGAACACCAAACGTTCACGAATCTGCTGTGGAGCGGACTGCGCAAGTGCGCACGTGACGCCTCGATACACCAGCCCGAAAACTGTTGGCGCGCTACGACGGAGACCAACGTCTTTCTGCATCCCACCGGTAAATCCGATTTTCTCACGCCAGATTTCCTCGTCCACCGCTGCCTCGAATCCCCCTACCAGGATGTGCGCGCCACCGATGCCTCCGTGGTCGGCGAAGTCCTCTCGCCCTCGAATAAGCAATCCGATATGGACGCCAAACGAGGCCGCTACGCGAGCGCTGGAATCCCCTGGTACTGGGAGGTCACTCTGGCCGCGGAAACCAGCGCCATCGCGATGGTGCGCGTTTTCGGTCTCGAGACCGAGCCGGGGCCATTGCCCGACGGGGTTCACCCGCTTCGGACCACGAACTACCTGATCACCGGAGAGTGGACACCGGCCGACTCCGCGGGCATCGCGTTCGATTTCCCGTTCCCGATCCACATCCCCTGGACTGAGCTCGAATTCTGA
- a CDS encoding tRNA (cytidine(34)-2'-O)-methyltransferase has translation MLRGVFHLVFFSPRIPPNTGNAIRLAAGTGCELHLIEPLGFDLSEPKLRRAGLDYHDLASVTVHEHLSAAWDSIKPERVFAFTAAATTRNTDIEYHDGDVLLFGPEPTGLPDEVLADSRITEQLRIPMLPGRRSMNLSNAAAVAVYEAWRQQGFPGAV, from the coding sequence ATGCTGAGGGGCGTGTTCCATTTGGTGTTCTTCTCCCCCCGCATCCCGCCCAATACCGGCAATGCCATCCGCCTGGCCGCCGGAACCGGCTGCGAGCTACACCTGATCGAACCCCTCGGCTTCGACCTATCCGAGCCCAAACTACGCAGAGCCGGGTTGGACTACCACGACCTGGCCTCGGTCACGGTGCACGAGCATCTCAGCGCCGCATGGGATTCCATCAAACCCGAGCGCGTCTTCGCCTTCACCGCCGCCGCCACCACCCGCAATACCGACATCGAGTATCACGACGGCGACGTCCTGCTCTTCGGCCCCGAGCCCACCGGCCTTCCGGATGAGGTCTTGGCCGACTCTCGGATCACCGAACAACTCCGCATCCCCATGCTCCCCGGCCGCCGCTCCATGAACCTCTCCAACGCCGCCGCCGTAGCCGTCTACGAAGCCTGGCGGCAACAGGGCTTCCCGGGCGCGGTGTAG
- a CDS encoding WXG100 family type VII secretion target, which translates to MSESQPFQVNLSELESITDRLSGFVKFLTDSMSGLQQRIDSVQQNWNGSGADAQAEAFQKWMTGAAEVSEGIEEMKRAAAEAHTHYSRAATTNSAMLGGR; encoded by the coding sequence ATGAGCGAGTCACAGCCATTTCAGGTGAATCTGTCCGAGCTCGAGAGCATCACCGATCGCCTCTCCGGCTTCGTGAAATTCCTTACCGACAGTATGTCCGGCCTCCAGCAGCGGATCGACTCGGTCCAGCAGAACTGGAACGGCTCCGGCGCGGACGCCCAAGCCGAAGCCTTCCAGAAGTGGATGACCGGAGCAGCAGAAGTCTCAGAAGGTATCGAAGAGATGAAACGCGCCGCCGCCGAAGCACATACGCATTACAGCAGAGCCGCCACGACCAACAGCGCGATGCTCGGTGGAAGGTAG
- a CDS encoding WXG100 family type VII secretion target, translating to MAVNSGVPGDGFQVAPADVTDAGKFVQLTAEELINEVKSLDTDVTDLLTTWKGNSASHYRHGWDEVRTGATEVLQALQAMAELLGVSATAYADVDQGNAGGFGSLLNLPPN from the coding sequence ATGGCTGTGAACTCAGGGGTGCCCGGAGACGGATTCCAGGTTGCGCCCGCCGATGTCACCGACGCGGGCAAGTTCGTACAACTGACGGCCGAGGAGTTGATCAACGAGGTCAAGTCGCTCGACACCGATGTGACCGACCTGCTGACCACGTGGAAAGGGAACTCCGCCAGCCACTACCGGCACGGCTGGGATGAAGTCCGCACCGGCGCAACCGAAGTCCTGCAAGCCTTGCAGGCCATGGCCGAACTGCTGGGCGTATCCGCCACCGCATATGCGGACGTCGATCAAGGCAATGCAGGTGGCTTCGGTTCCCTGCTGAATCTGCCGCCGAACTGA
- a CDS encoding DUF167 domain-containing protein codes for MPTVVRATIKPNSKKGPLVETLEDGTLQLYVRAPAQEGKANKAAIALLATHLGVPKSSITLTAGATSRFKRFEIDD; via the coding sequence ATGCCCACCGTGGTCCGAGCCACCATCAAACCCAACAGCAAAAAGGGCCCCCTGGTGGAAACCCTCGAAGACGGCACCCTCCAGCTCTACGTCCGCGCCCCCGCCCAGGAGGGCAAAGCCAACAAGGCCGCCATAGCACTCCTGGCCACCCACCTCGGTGTCCCGAAGTCCTCGATCACCCTCACCGCCGGAGCCACCTCCCGCTTCAAACGCTTCGAGATCGACGACTGA
- a CDS encoding TetR/AcrR family transcriptional regulator — protein sequence MSESSMHADLLERHRPGLRERKKQQTRTRIIDVALRLCDAQGFDATTVEQIADAADVSPRTINRYFDSKEAIVIAPIEEVGIALAEQLRAQPITGNELQSLLNAFKAFVEQVIDSDNPVPFRWFQQMQRVTQTSPTVRAQSLQSADSKTRAMTAVLAERLRTDPNSMQVQVIASTWHAIARIGMECESDATLPGCSAPASAQDLITNVVAAFDEFTRSCALPVATAVAPPR from the coding sequence ATGTCCGAGTCGTCGATGCATGCCGATCTGCTGGAGCGCCACCGTCCCGGCCTGCGTGAGCGCAAGAAGCAGCAGACCCGCACCCGCATCATCGACGTGGCGCTGCGACTCTGCGATGCCCAGGGCTTCGACGCCACCACCGTGGAGCAGATCGCCGATGCGGCCGATGTCTCACCGCGCACCATCAACCGGTACTTCGACAGCAAAGAGGCGATCGTCATCGCCCCCATCGAAGAGGTGGGCATCGCGCTGGCGGAACAGCTACGCGCACAACCGATTACAGGCAACGAACTGCAGTCGCTGCTGAACGCCTTCAAAGCCTTCGTCGAGCAGGTCATCGACAGCGACAATCCGGTGCCGTTCCGCTGGTTCCAGCAGATGCAGCGCGTCACCCAGACCAGTCCGACGGTCCGCGCGCAGAGTCTGCAATCCGCGGACAGCAAGACCCGCGCCATGACCGCCGTGCTCGCCGAACGCCTGCGGACCGACCCGAACTCCATGCAGGTTCAGGTCATCGCCTCCACCTGGCACGCCATCGCGCGCATCGGCATGGAATGCGAATCCGACGCCACCCTGCCGGGCTGCTCCGCCCCGGCCTCGGCCCAAGACCTGATCACGAATGTCGTGGCCGCATTCGACGAGTTCACACGCAGTTGTGCCCTCCCCGTCGCGACGGCTGTTGCGCCGCCCCGTTAG